The region CATTGGCCTGAACCTGTCCGAAGCGTCTGATGAAGTCGGGGAAGATGAGCATGCCAGAGATTTGTCCCTATAATTCATAAGCCCCTATCGCTCAAAGCTGTTGTGAGGATGCATACCGTGTCGTAGCCGAAGAGGAAACCACCTATCGATGTGATGACCCCGAGCATGATGGCTTCAATGCCACATTCGGCACCGCGAATGCGGACGGAGCTTTTGAGAATCAGTCAAATGTGTACGTATAACGGCCATGGTGGTGAACTCACACTCTTCCCAAACCCATAATTGTGATATTCGGTCAAACACAGTGACAAACTCAAGGGTTCTGAGCTTGATTGATGAACCTATTGTTCCTACAAGAACCCTTAAGTAGCATTGCCAATCTCTTCCCACGTTAGGTTATGTGGTAATGCCCAGCATACTGCCGAGCATCCAGCTCCGGGCTCTACGTCATTGGCACCGCGACTCGCGCCCTGCTCGAGGATGGAAGGCCTCGCGCTCTTGGCTTGACCTCCGCGATAGCCAGTTGAATTCCACCTGTGCCCTTGAAACTGCAGTAGCGGGCTTGTCAGTGCGATACAGACGCTGGCGCACAGGGAGTGAGCATGTGGGGAAGCAGTGCGCGATTCGATGGCCAAGACAAATCCGCCCGAGAATTCCGGAGAGCCGCAATGGTCGTTCTCCACCACCGTGAGGACGCATGAATCGGATCGAGTTTACGCGTGTACATCTGGAAAAATGTTTACGGGCTCTGTATAGCTACACTTTGACGTTGGGCGCGAGCGCCTCTGATGCAAACCCTGCATTCAGACGGGTGGCACCGCGTGACGACCTTGAGAAACCGTTGTGTACGCAGACACTTGATAGGAGTGCCACGTGACATGTTAGGATGCACGCGACAACTTCCTAGGTCGGACCTCGGTGAAGGTACCTCAAGATGCGTGGGCACTCTGGGCAAGTGGGGTGCACGGGGATGAGTGGACACCCTCCAGGTTCCTACAGGCCTCAAGACGTGTACTATTGTTTCGACCACTCCAGCTCTTTCAAAATGCCGCGTGAGCCGGTACAAGCTTTGCAAGCGACCTAGTATGGGGCCCCAATTTCCGACCGCTTGTCAACACCGATGACTAAGATGAGGTCCCATCCGGTCCCATCGAATGCAACGCAAACCGGGTTTGTTGTCGGATCGGCGAAGGCGACCCACATGAGGCTCATGGAAGACACCAAGAAGGTTCGCTGGCCTTGGTATGGATCCGCATCGCACAGAAAGAGGAGGACGTAATTTCGGCAGTTCTGGGGACGTGGAGTGAAAACTCTGAAGGATGGCTGCCGCCGTGTCGGCGTGGTTGACGAAGAAGGTGCGGAGGTGCGGAGGTGCGGGGACCTGGAGATGGCTGGGGAGTGGGTGACCGCAGCAGAACAACAACTCTACTTTTCGTGAGTGCGGCCACGCATGCGTTTATAGCGGTTACCGCGCAACGCCTGCAATTCCTCAGATATGCGCCATCGTACTTTCCGTTCTATACAACTCAACGCGTTTCAATATCACAATTGCTAGCTCCCGACCCGGTGCATCTGCAGGTGGAAAGATGCACGTAACACTGGAGACGACCATGCAGACTGCGCGATCTTCCAACCACTTGTCAACTCCAGTATTCGCAACGGGAGGGCCCGTTTCTATCGCGGACCGATTGAGCTGTACGCTGTCGCATCATCTGCGGTATTTTTGAACTGTCGTCAATGACGCCATCATGTGACAGCACGCGAGGAACTGATTCGCGACATGGTCAAGATTACTCAGACGACGCGAAAAAGTACTTTTGGATAAGCACTATCAAATTCTTTGCATCTACTGCAGACATTCACCTCTGATTACGTTTGCTAATACCTTACAAGTTCGCCTTCGGAATGTCATCCCCCCGGAACCGCTTCGGCCATATCCCCTGCTTCCCTGGCGAGAGAATGCCATTCGGATCCACAGCATCCTTGATCGTCTCGACAAACCTGCGATATGCATGATTGTTAAAGTCGTAAAGCGAAGCAACACGGTCTATCTCGAGTCAGTAACTGCAACTCTAGCAAGAGCCGCGAGATGGGTATTTTTGGACTTACCCATAGTATTCACATGGCTCCGATACTTGCTGTATCCCCTCTTCTTCCCTGCCTCAAACAAGTTGTCAAATATTGTCTGCACAGCTTTCCTGTGCACAGCATTCGTCTTGTCGAAGGTAAACATATTCACAAAGATAACGTGGCGCTCGTGGAAGAAGAAGTCGCAGAAGAGATCGAATTTCTCCGCCTCGCATATTTTCTTCGCAATCTTGATCCAAGAAAGAATTTCTTTGCCGCTGGCGGGGATGATGGGGCTGTAGTCGTAGTGCGCACCGATGCCACCGCCAGACTTGGGGAGTCGGAATTTCACCATCGGAAGCGACCAAAGCGTCGGAATGCCGACGAAGAAACCGCCATCTTGTTCTGGGATGGAAGTAGGGTCTAGGGTTTGTCCATCGGGCGCCGAGTAAATCTTGCCTGTGAGGCTACCTTTGGGCGCCTTTTCGGCCACGATCTTCTTGAGCTGGTCAAAATGTGCTTGTATCACATCCTTTGCACCGTATAACCCGAACTTGGCATTCCAGTATCCGAGACCGAACTGCTTCTGGAGTTCCTTGATGCGCCAGTCGGGAATTGGTGTATCATGTGGCCAGAAGTCTTCTCGTGGGCCCATCATACCGAACCACTCGGTAACGTTGGATACGTAGACGGTGTTTGGGAGCAAACCATCGCGCCGTAGTGGCCCGAAGACATCGACGATGGTTTCTACGTCTTCTAGATCAGGCATGTCGAAGGCGCAAGACATGAAAGCTTGGGGTGCAGGTGTAAGCCAGATGCCGAGCTTAGTCACTATGCCAAGATTCGACTGTAGGAACAGGCCTTCAATGCTGGGACCAAAGGTAAACTTCGAGAGATGGGCAGAGGGCGAGTTTGAAATGGAAAATTGGCCCGTTCGTACTAGTTCGCCGTTTGCAAGCATAGCCTCGAGCCCGGCAATGTGCTGGTGGTGTGCTGCTGTAGGCGTGAAACCTGTCCCGCGATCCAGAGTATTTCCAACGACAGAGCCCCAGCCGAGAGATGGTACGGAGGGCCAAACATTGAGTTTGTTCTTGACGCAGTAATCGTAGAGGTCAGTAAACGTGACACCAGGTTCGACAACGGCGTATGCGAATTCAGCATTTACTTCGATGATCTTGTCCATACGATGGAGGTCGAGAGCTATGCAGCCAGTTACACGAGGAGCAGGTCCACCATATCTGTACCATTGTGTCAGATTGTGCGTCTACACATACAAGGACATGGAGGTTTGACTGACCCAAGGTTCTTCCCTCTAGAAAATGTCCACACTGGGATGCCAAAGTCATTCGAGATTTTGAGGACATTTCTTAGTTCTTCTACATTCTTCGGTCGTACAGCTGCGCTAGGCATGCTGCGCTTTCCTTCCGCCTCATGTAGTTCATATGGATCAATGTATTCTGCTAATGCATCGTCCTGGTAAACCTGCTCGTCACCGACAACGCTCTTATATTTTTTGATTGCCGTGTCAAAGACGTTCCGTGAGATTCCAGGTGGTAGAACCGATTTCAATGGAACAGTGATGCTGTCCTTGAACAGATTGTAGTGTGTAGACTGGTATTCCGCGTCGGCGTAAGCTGGAACAAAAGGCATTGCGACAGATGATGAAAGTCACATGTATGATTCAAAAGTGGTTCTGGGGCTCTGTGAAATGATATTATATCCACTTGCATACTTAGGATCGTGTCGGCATCGGCTATGTAGGGTACGGGCGCTAGGCGACACGCGTGAAGGTGCATTTCCCCACATTGCGGAGAAAGACCCCACATCTCTTCTCCAACATGCCGGGCCAGGCTTCTCCTCTTCAAGATGCTAAGGATACATACGAGAATAGGAGTGGATTGCGTAGTCTGTCTGTATAATTCAGCAGTTACAAACGCAATGAATCACTTTTAGCAACGCACACCAGCATGCACACCGCTAGTTAGCGCTGCTCATCGGGCTAAAACCCCCACAACGGAGTAAAGCCCGGTATTCACACATCTCTGCAATACATGCAATCCATTCTCCCGTCAAGCCCATCTGGCAGTCCTTCGAATCGCAATGATCAATGCGTGAAACGCTACCACGCCAGGCCAGTCTTTCTCTCCCAGGTTTTGACCACGTGCGAATTCCTTAGCCCCAAAAATTTGTCCCTGTTCACGAAGGCCAAACGACGGAACTCGCGTTCAAGCAATGCACCTCGTGTTGTCTCTGAGAGATTCCGGTTATCGCAAAGGCTTACGATATTCGAAAGACGGATATGCACCACACCTAAAGATGCCTTGCATTGAGTTAGTATCAATTTCATACAACTGGGTAAGCTAACATCCCACAGAGATGCCGTGTTGTTGCAGAGCATGCTAGAAAGCTTTCCCCATTTCGGATCCGCTTGACATGGCCAAATGATACCATGGGCCAAATAAGAGGTCACTCATAGTTAGGAAAGACTACTAGATGTGAGTTGTTACCAAACAGGTGAGTGCAGTTACGGGTCTTACCGGCAATGTATTGGCGAAAACAAACGGTATAGCCTTTAGCTTTGGAAATTCCTTTGGCTCAGCAATGACCCAGGGGTTCAAGGTTTGCTCTATCTTTCTCTTCAATTTCATGAAGGTGTGGCCGCTTTCTGGTTTGCAGAAGGTGTTGGTGATGACGCTTTGAAGTTCAAACTTCTTACGAGTATGATTCTTACCGTCTATACCAGGCACAACAATACATGATGTAAGTTAGCCATGATTGTCTGTGTAATATTTGCAGAGTCATCGATCAATTGGTTTAGGCTTAAACCGTTTGATTCCCAGAGCAGGTCGAGAACTGGTGTCCATGTGCTAAACATGTAGTTACAGAATGCCAGTAGTAGCCCCTTCTCTAACTCTCCAAGACGGTGCAGCCACGATGGCACAAGCAGAAGTACCTTGTCGAAGACGATGCTAACAACATAGCTCTTCCTATGGCCTTGGACAAGCTTAGGACATGGCTGTAAAGAATCGATAAGGGGCCAAGACGTACACGCGCAACCAATCCTCCATCATCACTACCAGGGTGAAGATCACAGCCAAGTTAATACCCGGCCTACAGAAGATGGTATCCGGCAAAAGTGCTGCTGCCGAACCGCAACAGTCTCGGACGTCCACGGCGAGTAAGGATAGTCATAGTTGTTTACAAGCTTTCGCATGTCCGTTTATAATGTAAGCCTGCTATTAATCTACCTTAGGGTACTGCTACTAACCAAACTACTTTACAGCTGTGAATATGCTTCTTACAGCTTGCGCTTTCCTCTACGGGCGAATCTTATACCGCAGCATACTACTATGTATGCGCGACGTTCAGCGTACGAATAAGGTTCCCTAACGGCTTCGGTGCCGTTCTGCCCTTGAGTATACTAGTAAATCAGCGGAACAGCCCCGTCACGACCATAGCAACCATACGATGACGTGCCGGGGCGAGAATTCCCAGACGTCAATTCCTGTTGGAACTCCACTCTAGAGGTATACAGGGAGCCTACCTGGTACGATTTATATATTCAGACAGCATTGCACCTCAAAGGAGTTCGCTGCTGCTCGTCACCACCTCGACCTGCTTGCATTGCGCAACAACACCAGATGCACCCAAAACAGCGCAAACCGCCCGCTTGGGAATAAGCATTCTCATTACTGCAAGCAAGGAAAGAAAGAAGGAATATGGTTTACGTATAAACATTGCATTGCATAGCATTCGGCCATCTTGGCAACCTTTTCACACCGCTGTTCCTGCAGTTGGAGCCCCCGGGGGTTCATGATTCGTGAGTTCGGTCCCTGCAGCGGAAATGAAACACTTCACTACGGGGACCCTGGGCTATATTGTTTTATTTGGGCAGCAGCATCCACTCGTTCATCACAGAGGCAATGGACGGATGTGCCCGCCGCCTTGCCTTTATGTCAGTCGGTCGGCATACAGCATGGAAGACGCATGCACTAGATATGGTAAGCTAGATCGCGTTAGGAAAGTAGTTCGCTTCCTGGTTCGGGATATGTCCGCTTTCCCCTCCCTACTGTCTCCACTCCACCTGCAAGGCCGATTGGTGGGGTGATGACCGGTGTCCATGAGGCGAATGTGACTAGGGTCTTGGTGGTTTTTGCAAGCCTTTCTAGGGCTTTTCTTGATGTGGCTTTCTCTATTTTGTGTATGAATGTGTGGGTGCATGTATATATGTGTATCTCTGCATGTTATTGTTGGGTTTGAGCATTCCTCGTCAACTTTGCCATCTCTGGAGGGGGGTTTCATGTCCCGTCTCATCTCATTTCATTTCTCGTATCCATCAAGCAGTATTGTCTTTATCGATTTCCTTCTCGGCATCAGTGTCAGCAATTTGGATCCGCATTCGGCATTCGGCAGTTGTTCGGGTAGATCAGTCAGAACCTTTTTATCCCCAGCGAGCCCAGACGAGACATGGAGCACCAAGGTGTCGTTGATGAGATAAGGAGACCTGTACCGGTATATACCTGTATGGATAGCGCGTCATTTCGGAAAGAGACTGGAAGTTTTCGGGGTTTGAGTAGAGGAGGAAGTCGAGATGGGGGTATAGGGAGTAGGGGGGGAGATGGCCAGGGTCTGGAAGATGGGGAAGAAGCAGGTGCTGGAATAGCCGCAGGCAAGAGGAGCCGATTGAGGATGGGTGCGATCATCGTGGCGCTTTTTGTGAGTTCTTTTATTCTTGTTTTTTCAAGAGATGGGTGCTCATCTCCGTGAGGCTGAGAATGAACATGGGGAAGAAAGAAGTCAACGAACAAACAGAAACAACACAGACAGGGAAAGATACACAACTACTGACACTATCCTCAGCTATCTTTATTCGTCTCCGCCCTAGATGCGACAATTGTCGCAACAGCCGCACCGACAATATCTCGCGACCTCTCCAGTGCCGCAGGCTACACCTGGATCGGTGGCGCCTACCTCCTCGCCAATGCCGCCTCAGGCCCCATCTGGGCCAAATTCTCCGACATCTGGGGGCGAAAGCCTATCATGCTATGTGCACTTTTACTCTTCTTCATCAGTTCAGCGGTTTGTGCGACTGCAAAGACGATGCAGGAGCTCATTATCGGCCGAGCTTTCCAAGGCACGGCGGGTGGTGGACTAATTCTACTGGTGCATGTTTGTATTAGTGATTTGTTCAGTTTGAGGCAGAGGAGTTTACTCATGGGATTTATGGAGGGGATTTGGGCGTTAGCAGGTGGGATAGGACCGGTGCTTGGAGGGTTGTTTGCAAGTTTGGTCACTTGGAGGTGGTGTTGTGAGTGCAGTGTTTCATTTCGTCTCGAGTGGCATACTGTTTGAGATCATTTACTAACTTTTGATTCGAACAGTCTACATCAACCTCCCTATCAGCGGAATAGCCGCCCTGCTGATCCTCCTCTTCCTGGACATCAAGCATGAGCACACATCCTTCGTTGACGGCATGAAAGCCCTAGACTGGTTCGGCATCTTCACCTTCCTCGGCTTCACTCTCATGATTCTTTTCGGTCTCGACTTTGGCGGCGTGCTCTTCCCCTGGGATTCCGCAAAAGTCATCGCTCTCCTCGTCGTCGGCTTCGTCATGATCTTTGCGTTCATCTACAGTGAAGCCAAACTAGCAAAATACCCCCTCATGCCCATGAGCCTATTCAAGCGCCGCACAAACGTCGCCGCATTCTCCGTTGTCTTCTTCCACGGCTTCGTCTTCATCTCGGGTGAATACTACATGCCGCTGTACTTCCAGGCCGTGCTCGAAGCCTCGCCGCTACGCTCCGGACTTTTACTCCTCCCCTTCATCGTCACTGGCGCAATCGCTGGCGTCTTCTGCGGCGTCATTATGCACAAGACTGGTAAATTCCGTGAAATCATCTGGGTCGGCGCGTTACTCCTCACCATAGGTTTCGGCCTCTTCATCACCTTTGACGCATACACTTCCACTGTAAAAGCCGTCTGCTTTCTCATGGTCGGCGGTCTCGGTTCAGGAATCTTATTCGAAGCACCACTCATCGCCATTCAAAGCCAAGTCGAACAACACAACGTCGCCAGCGCCACAGCGACCCTATCTTTCATCCGCAACATTGGCGTCTCCATCTCCACTATTGTCGGTGGCACAATATTCCAAAACTCGATGAATGGCCGCGCTGCTTTCCTCCGCGAGGCTGGACTCCCAAAGAATATATTCGACCAGCTCGACGGCGACAGTGCAATGGCTAATGTCATGTTACCCGGTATGCTGAAGGAGCGTGCGTGGGAAATCGCTGCTAAGCAGGCTTTTGCGTACGCGATGCGGAATATGTGGATTACATATACCGTGTTTGCCTTTTTGGCGTTCATGGCTAGTTTGTTTGTTCAAGCGGCGCATTTGGGGACGGAGCATACGGAGACGGTGACGGGGTTGAGGAAGAAAGAGGAGGAGGTCGTGGCGGGGTCTGGGACGGCGACGCCGAGCTCATAGAGTTCAGCGATTGGTAGTTTGTAAGTTTCGTATAAAACAACACTACTATCAGAAGAATGAGCATTTGAATAGGTCTTCGAGTGTTGCAAATGTGCATACTCTATATTAAACATAAGTCTAGTATATGATGAATGAATTATGTAACAACTTCTTATACCTCCCTTTTCTCCGCCAACCAATCCTCATTCCACAACTCTAATAAGGAATTCCATTAGTAATAAGCTGGAACCTATCATAAGTCCCCGTCGAATAACTTCCCCTACTCTTCTCAATCAGCCCACGCATATAATCCGCTGCCTCCCTCTCACTCCTCTCCAACACGAAGCGATCACGGAAGTTCTTCATACTCTCAGGTTTGAAGCACGGAAGACCGCTATCCAGCATAACTTGCACAACGTGGCAGAGGTGATCGCAGTGCTGGCGACTTGCCAAGAAGGCCTTTACAGTGAGCTCTTCGAACCAGCGGTACGCCTGCGAGGTATATGCATTAGCCGCGTTTTTACCCGACATGACAGCAATCATTTCAGCCGTGAGTTTAAAGGGCGCGCGTTCGAATTTGATGCCACCGGGTGCGATATCGAAGCAGAAGCCAAAGTCAATATGGATGATGTGGCCAGCGTCGTCGATCATGATGTTTCCGTTGTGGCGGTCTTTGAATTGGAGGAGGAAGCTGATGACGGAGTAGGCGGCCATTGATTTGACAAAGTTTGAGCGAGCTTCTTGGTAGCGGATCGAGTCTTCGTTGCCGTAGCGAGAGACAAAATAGTCGTCTAGGCGGTTGACGGCTTCGCGACCGAGCATGTCACGGGAGATGGAGTTGGGGAGTACGTCGATTACACCACAGCCCGGTGCTGTTGCTGTGACGCGGTAGGGGAAGACCCATACGTCTAGACCCACGGTGTTGAAGATGCCTCGGAATGCTGCAATCATCTGCAGTGCGAGCACGTCTTGACGGCAGTCGTCCCCGACTTTGAAAATCGCAGAAAGCCATGTTTCGTAGCCGCGGTCTTTCTCTCGTGCGATATCGCGATCATCATCTTCAGTCTCTTCCAAGCCCTGGTCAACAGGCCTCGTCTTTCTGATACGGAATGTAGCCATGAAAGGTGTCTTTGCGTGACTCTGCAACGGCTTGCCAGACTTGCGGTCGATGCCAATGACCTGGCCATCGGGGTTAGATGGGAGGTAGACGCCAACCTCCACTTTGATTTTGCGAAGCTCCTCCTCAATCTTCTGTTTCTTCACCTCCTTGGGTTCGTGAAGAACAGAACGTAGTGTACCTGAGATTCCAGTAACCTCGTTGAAGAAGGCAAACTCGCGCTCGTAAAAAGCATGGTCTTCTTTGGAAAAACTTGACTCCAGGCTAGCCATGACTTTATCAAGCGTGGGCTTAACAGGATCGGGCACCTCGGCAGTCTCGTCCTTGTAGGCGTTTGCCTTCATGTTCCAGATGATTTGATGCGCAAAAAGCTGCGAAAACTTGGCCGTCTCGATAATATACCGCTCAACGTAGCCCAAGACATCGTATCGAAGCGTTTGCACAATCTGGTAGACATAAAAGAACATGACGTCTACCGAGTGACTCTCAAGCGCTCTCATCGCGTACTGAATGATGAAAGGATGGTTCCCGTACGCCGGAAGGAAGTATGTGACGGCCGTTATGGGGTTAACGGGCGCCCAGTAAAGCAGGTACTTGAGTTGGAAGGAGACGTCGGCCGGTAGTGAGTTACCTAGAAGTATTTCAAGCGCATCTGGCTCGTCCAACACCTTGTGCGGGAAGTTGAGTACCTGCCATCGGACCTCGCTATTAAGGCGTTGAGACTGGAAGCGTTTGATGAGGTGTACGGCGATTGCAGGATTCTCGGCCCAGGCTGTTTTGAGATGGGCAGTAACGGCGGCCTAGCAACGTTAGTTTGTATCATGTTGATGATTGCAGATACTTACATCAGGAAGTGTGTTGTTGTAGCGTCCAGAGGTGAAATGATGCTTCTTGCCATAGTCAAGAGGAAACAACCACACCATCAGACGAGTCTGCTCATTCCCCACAAGCAGAGATAGCAGGTCTTGCTTTGCTTTCAACTTTGCGCTAATATCAACGGCAGTAGTGGACTTCCCGATAATATCGAGTTGCGCCTGCACGTCTGCCAGGATATGCGTCTCGGCCTTGATCTGCAATCGGTTACCTCCAAAAGACCATCTAGTTTCGTTAGCGACGCATATAGAATTTTCTTCACAAATACTTACTGTGGTGCCTTTGCGAACCATGCCAGGGCGGCAGTCAGTATACGGTCCGACAACCGCCATCTGATGGTGGCTGATATTGTGGTACAATGACGCGCGATACGTAATCCAAGCAAAATGATGTGGAAGTACGATTCACGGGCAAGCGGTTGCGAACAGCCCACACTCATTGCATCAAGTGTGATGTTCATCATCCGTACGTAGACACGCTCGACGT is a window of Pyrenophora tritici-repentis strain M4 chromosome 2, whole genome shotgun sequence DNA encoding:
- a CDS encoding GlcD, FAD-FMN-containing dehydrogenase; the encoded protein is MPFVPAYADAEYQSTHYNLFKDSITVPLKSVLPPGISRNVFDTAIKKYKSVVGDEQVYQDDALAEYIDPYELHEAEGKRSMPSAAVRPKNVEELRNVLKISNDFGIPVWTFSRGKNLGYGGPAPRVTGCIALDLHRMDKIIEVNAEFAYAVVEPGVTFTDLYDYCVKNKLNVWPSVPSLGWGSVVGNTLDRGTGFTPTAAHHQHIAGLEAMLANGELVRTGQFSISNSPSAHLSKFTFGPSIEGLFLQSNLGIVTKLGIWLTPAPQAFMSCAFDMPDLEDVETIVDVFGPLRRDGLLPNTVYVSNVTEWFGMMGPREDFWPHDTPIPDWRIKELQKQFGLGYWNAKFGLYGAKDVIQAHFDQLKKIVAEKAPKGSLTGKIYSAPDGQTLDPTSIPEQDGGFFVGIPTLWSLPMVKFRLPKSGGGIGAHYDYSPIIPASGKEILSWIKIAKKICEAEKFDLFCDFFFHERHVIFVNMFTFDKTNAVHRKAVQTIFDNLFEAGKKRGYSKYRSHVNTMDRVASLYDFNNHAYRRFVETIKDAVDPNGILSPGKQGIWPKRFRGDDIPKANL
- a CDS encoding MFS-1 multi-domain protein, whose amino-acid sequence is MLCALLLFFISSAVCATAKTMQELIIGRAFQGTAGGGLILLVHVCISDLFSLRQRSLLMGFMEGIWALAGGIGPVLGGLFASLVTWRWCFYINLPISGIAALLILLFLDIKHEHTSFVDGMKALDWFGIFTFLGFTLMILFGLDFGGVLFPWDSAKVIALLVVGFVMIFAFIYSEAKLAKYPLMPMSLFKRRTNVAAFSVVFFHGFVFISGEYYMPLYFQAVLEASPLRSGLLLLPFIVTGAIAGVFCGVIMHKTGKFREIIWVGALLLTIGFGLFITFDAYTSTVKAVCFLMVGGLGSGILFEAPLIAIQSQVEQHNVASATATLSFIRNIGVSISTIVGGTIFQNSMNGRAAFLREAGLPKNIFDQLDGDSAMANVMLPGMLKERAWEIAAKQAFAYAMRNMWITYTVFAFLAFMASLFVQAAHLGTEHTETVTGLRKKEEEVVAGSGTATPSS